A region from the Melanotaenia boesemani isolate fMelBoe1 chromosome 11, fMelBoe1.pri, whole genome shotgun sequence genome encodes:
- the LOC121649332 gene encoding uncharacterized protein LOC121649332 isoform X2, whose translation MASSFSTPSEPSDEDDVSQSSQRLSRGRSGGRSRGQARGFRVRGRGRGRGTRAVASRAEHSDRVEQYRRDRLAATQRLLDDMTAEDLRRLASQLVVRQPGLIFDLLLQQSNSSVSEAAGVPGMPWCTCGLCREMPTDRERICCGQTPANCISKLPHFTQYCLDEGYLRIHRHYREDVTALGHATEPGDENRQYRYAAYRHFI comes from the exons ATGGCATCCAGTTTTTCAACTCCAAGTGAACCA agtgACGAGGACGATGTGTCACAAAGTTCGCAGCGTTTGAGCCGAGGCAGGTCCGGTGGACGGTCGAGAGGACAAGCAAGAGGGTTCAGGGTACGAGGCAGAGGCCGAGGCCGAGGAACACGAGCTGTAGCTTCCAGAGCTGAGCACTCGGATAGAGTTGAACAGTATCGCCGTGACCGTTTGGCTGCCACACAG AGACTTCTTGATGACATGACTGCTGAGGACCTAAGAAGGCTTGCATCACAGCTCGTCGTAAGGCAACCAGGCCTGATTTTTGATCTTCTGTTGCAACAGAGCAATTCAAGCGTCTCAGAGGCAGCTGGAGTCCCAGGAATGCCCTGGTGTACTTGTGGGTTATGCAGGGAGATGCCAACCGACAGGGAGAGGATCTGCTGTGGTCAGACACCAGCTAATTGCATCAGCAAGCTACCACATTTTACCCAATATTGCCTTGATGAAGGATATCTTAGGATACATAGGCATTATCGAGAAGATGTGACAGCACTTGGCCATGCAACAGAGCCAGGTGATGAGAACAGGCAGTACCGGTATGCCGCCTATAGGCATTTCATATAA
- the LOC121649332 gene encoding uncharacterized protein LOC121649332 isoform X1, which yields MLLQIRQSVHLCFQSDEDDVSQSSQRLSRGRSGGRSRGQARGFRVRGRGRGRGTRAVASRAEHSDRVEQYRRDRLAATQRLLDDMTAEDLRRLASQLVVRQPGLIFDLLLQQSNSSVSEAAGVPGMPWCTCGLCREMPTDRERICCGQTPANCISKLPHFTQYCLDEGYLRIHRHYREDVTALGHATEPGDENRQYRYAAYRHFI from the exons ATGTTGTTACAGATACGTCAGTCTGtgcacttgtgttttcagagtgACGAGGACGATGTGTCACAAAGTTCGCAGCGTTTGAGCCGAGGCAGGTCCGGTGGACGGTCGAGAGGACAAGCAAGAGGGTTCAGGGTACGAGGCAGAGGCCGAGGCCGAGGAACACGAGCTGTAGCTTCCAGAGCTGAGCACTCGGATAGAGTTGAACAGTATCGCCGTGACCGTTTGGCTGCCACACAG AGACTTCTTGATGACATGACTGCTGAGGACCTAAGAAGGCTTGCATCACAGCTCGTCGTAAGGCAACCAGGCCTGATTTTTGATCTTCTGTTGCAACAGAGCAATTCAAGCGTCTCAGAGGCAGCTGGAGTCCCAGGAATGCCCTGGTGTACTTGTGGGTTATGCAGGGAGATGCCAACCGACAGGGAGAGGATCTGCTGTGGTCAGACACCAGCTAATTGCATCAGCAAGCTACCACATTTTACCCAATATTGCCTTGATGAAGGATATCTTAGGATACATAGGCATTATCGAGAAGATGTGACAGCACTTGGCCATGCAACAGAGCCAGGTGATGAGAACAGGCAGTACCGGTATGCCGCCTATAGGCATTTCATATAA